GCCGGTCGGTCGTCCGATGCCTCCAGGACACCGTCCGACAGTCCGATATGAGGTGAAACACCGTTTACATACGTCACTCCTCCGGGTTAGCTAACAGCCCGATAACTGAACGCATCCTTCCGCGCCCCCACCCTTGACACCCCCGCGTGAACCGACGACTCTTCAACACATCACCTGTGGGAGCGCTCCCACGGTACCTGACACATACACATCCCGCACGTTCCCCGCCCGAGCCGCAGCGCGTAACTAACGGGCCCAACAATGCAGTTGGCCGGGGGGTCGGCACGTCAGGGCAACAGGAGGACGTAATGCGAGCACGTACCCGAACCACCCGCCGGGTGGTGGTCCTCGCGGCCGTCGCGTCGCTGGGCGCCGGGCTGCTGGCCGGCTGTGCCGACGACGGCAAGAGCAGCGCTTCCGACGACTCGTCGTCGGGCAGCGGCAAGGGCCAGACGACGATCACGCTGGGCCTGTTCGGCACCTTCGGCTTCAAGGAAGCCGGTCTCTACACCGAGTACGAGAAGCTCCACCCGAACATCAAGATCTCCGAGAACGTCACGGAGAAGAACGAGAACTACTACCCGGCGCTCGTCAACCACCTCACCACCAACAGCGGCCTGATGGACGTCCAGGCCATCGAGGTGGGCAACATCGCCGAGGTCGTCGCCACGCTGGCGAACAAGTTCGAGGACGTGTCGAAGATCTCGGGCGTGGACAAGAGCAACTGGCTGGACTGGAAGTGGTCGCAGGCCACGACCAAGGACGGCGCGACGATCGGTCTCGGCACCGACGTCGGCCCGATGGCTCTCTGCTACCGCAAGGACCTCTTCCAGGCGGCCGGTCTGCCCACCGACCGCGAGAAGGTCGGCGCGCTGTGGGCGGGCGACTGGAACAAGTTCATCACCGCCGGCGAGCAGTACAAGAAGAAGGCCAAGGCCGGCACGTTCTTCATGGACTCCCCCGGCGGCCTGCTCAACGCCATCCTCAGCAGTGAGAAGGAGAAGTTCTACGACTCCTCCGGCAAGATCATCTACAAGACGAACCCGGCCGTGAAGGACGCCTTCAACCTGACCGCGAAGGCCGCCGAGGAGGGCCTGGTCCAGGCCCAGCCGCAGTTCGCGCCGTCCTGGAACACGACGATCGCCCAGAGCAAGTTCGCCACCATCGCCTGCCCGCCGTGGATGCTCGGCACCATCAAGGGCAACGCGAAGGCCGAGGACGCCGGCAAGTGGGACGTGGCCGTCGCGCCCAAGTCCGGCAACTGGGGCGGCTCCTTCCTGGGTGTGCCCAAGAGCGGCAAGCACGTGAAGGAGGCCGAGGAGCTCGTCAAGTGGCTGACCGCGCCCGAGCAGCAGGCGAAGCTCTTCAAGGTGCAGGGCAACTTCCCGAGCGCGCCGAGCACGTACACGCTGCCCGAAGTCACCGGCGCCAAGAACGAGATGACCGGTGACTCGCCGATCGGCACGGTCTTCTCCGAGGCCGCCAAGTCCGCCCCGGTGCAGGTGATCGGCCCGAAGGACCAGATCATCCAGCAGGGTCTGAACGACAACGGCGTCATCCTCGTGACGAAGGGCAAGTCGGCGGCGGAGGCCTGGGACACGGCCACCAAGACCATCGACAACAACCTGGACAAGTGACCCGTATGGCCACCCGCCACGACACCGCCGCGCCCCCCGCCAAGGAGGGGGGCGCGGCCCCGGGCCGCCCGCCCGCCGCTGCCGCGGACGCGGAGCAGTTGCGCCGGGCCCGGCTGTCCCGCCGCTGGCAGCGGGACAAGCGCTGGAGCCCCTACGCCTTCGTCTCGCCGTTCTTCCTGCTGTTCGTCGCGTTCGGCCTGTTCCCGCTGCTCTATACCGGCTGGGCGTCGCTGCACCAGGTGGAGCTGACCTCGCCCACCGACATGACGTGGGTGGGGATGCGCAACTACACGCGCATCTTCGGCGACGACTTCTTCTGGAACGCGGCGAAGAACACGCTGACGATCGGGATCATCTCGACCGTCCCGCAGCTGATGATGGCCATGGGCCTCGCCCACATCCTCAACTACAAGCTGCGCGCCTCGACCTTCTACCGGGTCGCGATGCTCGCGCCGTACGCGACCTCGATCGCGGCCGCCTCGCTGGTCTTCGTGCTGCTCTTCGGGCGCGACTACGGCATGATCAACTGGGCGCTGCACTTCGGCGGGATCGACGCCGTCGACTGGCAGAACGACAAGTGGCCGTCGCAGATCGCGGTGTCGACGATCGTCATCTGGCGGTGGACCGGCTACAACGCGCTGATCTACCTGGCCGCGATGCAGGCGATACCGCAGGACCTGTACGAGTCGGCGGCGCTGGACGGCGCCAGCCGCTGGAAGCAGTTCCTGCACGTGACGCTGCCGTCGCTGCGGCCGACGATCCTGTTCACGGTCGTCGTGTCCACGATCGGCGCCAGCCAGGTCTTCGGCGAGCCGCTGCTGTTCGACGCCAACAAGGGCGCGTCGGGCGGCGCGGAGCACCAGTTCCAGACGCTGGGCCTGTACCTGTACGAGCAGGGCTGGGTGAACCAGCACCTCGGCCGGGCCTCGGCGATCGCCTGGACGATGTTCCTGATCCTGATCGTGGTCGGCATCGTCAACTACGTCATCTCGCGCCGGCTGCGCGCCAGTAGTTAGGAGTACCGGCCGTGACGACGACGACAACGACCGCGAAATCCGTGCAACCCGAGGACACCGTGCCGACGGCCCGCCGAGTGCGCCGGCCGAAGTCCGCGCGGGCGGGCGGGCAGATGCACGGCGGCCCGATCGCCTACATCATCCTGGCCGTGTTCACCATCGTTTCGCTGTTCCCGCTGGTGTGGACGGCGATCGCCGCGTCCCGCGACAACAACCGACTGGCGGAGAACCCGCCGCCGTTCGTGTTCGGCTCCAACCTCTTCCACAACCTGGACGTGGCCTGGAACGACGCGAACCTGGGCAAGGCGTTCGTCAACACGACGATCGTGGCGGGGACTTCGGCGGCGACGATCGTCTTCCTGTCGACGATCGCCGGGTTCGCCTTCGCCAAGCTCCGGTTCCGGGGCCGGGGCGCGCTGATGCTGATCGTGATCGGCACGATGATGGTGCCGCCGCAACTGAGCATCATCCCGCTGTACATGATGGTCGCCAAGCTGGAGTGGACCGACCAGTTGCAGTCGGTGATCCTGCCGTCGCTGGTGAGCGCGTTCGGGGTGTTCTTCATGCGGCAGTACCTCACCCAGGCGCTGCCCGACGAGATCATCGAGGCGGCCCGCATGGACGGCGCGAGCAGTTGGCGCGTGGTGTGGCACGTGGTGTTCCCCGCGGCGCGCCCCGCGATGGCGGTGCTCGGCATGCTGACGTTCGTCCAGACGTGGAACGACTTCCTGTGGCCGTTCCTGGTGCTGAGCCAGACCGGCAACCCGACCGTGCAGGTCGCGCTCGCGGGCCTGGGCCGCGGCTACACCCCGGACCAGTCCCTGATCATGGCGGGCGCCCTGCTGGGCACCCTGCCGCTGCTGCTGGTCTTCGCGGTCTTCGGCAAGCAGATCGTGGGCGGCATCATGCAGGGCGCGGTGAAGGGCTGAGGCCCTGCCGCCCTACGACGCCCCGCGCGTCCGGCAGGTCCTGCACGTCCTTCGCGTCCTTCGCGTTCTCGGGGGGCCGGGTCACCGCCGCCCCGGCCCCTCCCCCTCGCACCATCGCGCACCACTCCGCACGACTTCCCCCCATCCTCCGTCGGTCTCGACGACCTCGATGACCTGCGACGACCTTCATGGGAGCGCTTCCATGCCCGAGTCTGTTACCCCGGTGACCTTTCCGCCCGCCTTCCTCTGGGGCGCCGCGACGTCCGCGTACCAGATCGAGGGGGCGGTGCGGGAGGACGGCCGCACGCCTTCGATCTGGGACACCTTCAGTCATACGCCGGGCAAGACGGCCGGCGGCGAGACCGGTGACATCGCTGTCGAGCACTACCATCGCTACCGCGACGACGTCGCGCTGATGGCGGACCTGGGCCTGTCGGCGTACCGCTTCTCGATCTCCTGGTCCCGGGTCCAGCCGACGGGCCGCGGTCCGGCGGTGCAGGTGGGCCTGGACTTCTACCGCCGGCTGGTGGACGAGCTGCTGGCGAAGGGCATCAAGCCGGCCGTCACGCTCTACCACTGGGACCTCCCCCAGGAGCTGGAGGACGCGGGCGGCTGGCCGGAGCGGGACACGGCGTTCCGGTTCGCCGAGTACGCGCAGATCGTCGGGGAGGCGCTCGGCGACCGCGTGGAGAACTGGATCACGCTCAACGAGCCGTGGTGCAGCGCGTTCCTGGGCTACGCGTCCGGGGTGCACGCGCCGGGCCGCACCGACCCGGCGGCGTCGCTGAAGGCGGCCCACCATCTCAACCTGGCGCACGGCCTGGGCACTTCGGCGCTGCGCGCGGCCATGCCGGCCCGCAACTCGGTGGCGATCAGCCTCAACTCCTCGGTTGTGCGCCCGCTTTCGCCGGGCGACCCGGCGGACCTGGCGGCGGTCCGCAAGATCGACGACCTGGCGAACGGCGTCTTCCACGACCCGATCCTGCGGGGCGCGTACCCGGAGACCCTGCTCGCGGCGACCTCGTCCCTGACGGACTGGTCGTACGTCCTGGACGGCGACCTGCGCGCCGTCAACCAGCCGCTGGACGCGCTGGGCCTGAACTACTACACGCCGACGCTGGTCTCGGCGGCGGACACCACGGCGAAGGGCCCGCGCTCGGACGGCCACGGCGCGAGCGCCCACTCCCCGTGGCCGGCCGCCGACGACGTGGCGTTCCACCAGACTCCGGGCGAGCGCACGGAGATGGGCTGGACGATCGACCCGACGGGCCTGCACGACCTGATCATGCGCTACACCCGGGAGGCCCCGGGCCTCCCCCTCTACATCACGGAGAACGGCGCGGCCTACGACGACAAGCCCGACCCCGACGGCCGCGTCCACGACCCGGAGCGCGTCTCCTACCTGCACGGCCACCTCTCGGCGGTCCGCCGCGCCATCACCGACGGCGCGGACGTCCGCGGCTACTACCTGTGGTCGCTGCTGGACAACTTCGAGTGGGCGTACGGCTACGAGAAGCGCTTCGGCGCGGTGTACGTGGACTACGCGACGCAGACCCGCACCCCGAAGTCGAGCGCTCTGTGGTACGGGGAGGCGGCCCGGACGGGCACGCTGCCGGAGACGGGCATCGACCCGGCCTGACGGGGGGAACGGGGCGCGGCACGCCGTGGGGGCGTGCCGCGCCCCGCAGTCTTCCGCGGCTAGCGGAACACCGACGGCGGCGGGGCCGGGGACGCCACCGCTGACGCGTCCGTGACCGGTGTCGCGCCGCCGGTGGAGTCGGTGAGGGCGCGGCCGTGTTCGACCCGGCCGGGGTGCGGGTCGGAGGCGGCCCGGCGGGTCAGTTCGGCGATCGGCAGGGGCAGGTCGGAGGCGACGAGTACGGCGTTGCCGAACCGTCTGCCCCGCAGCACGGTCGGGTCGGCGACCAGCGCGAGTTCCGGGAAGCGGGCGGCGGCGGTGGCGATCTGGCCGCGCAGGTGGGCGAGCGGCGGGCCGTCGGCGAGGTTGGCGGCGTAGCGCCCGCCGGGCTTCAGCGCCCTGCGGACCTCGTCGAGGAACTCGGTCGAGGTGAGGTGGGCGGGGGTGCGGGCGCCGCTGAACACGTCGGCTATGACGAGGTCGGCCCACCCGTCGGGCACCTTGGCGAGCCCCTCGCGCGCGTCGAGCGACCTGACCCTGATCCGCGCGCCCGGGTCCAACGGCAGCTCCCGGCGCACCAGTTGGACGAGGGCGGCGTCCCGTTCGACGACCTGCTGGGTGGAGCGGGGGCGGGTGGCGGCGACGTAGCGCGCGAGGGTGAAGGCGCCGCCGCCGAGGTGCACGGCGTGCAGGGGTCTGCCGGGCGGTGCGGTGAGGTCGATGACGTGGCCGAGGCGCCGCTGGTACTCGAAGGAGAGGTAGGCGGGGTCGTCCAGGTCGACGTGCGACTGGGGGGCTTCGTCGATGAGCAGCGTCCAGGCCCGCGCGCGGTCCCGGTCGGGTACGAGCCGGGCGAGTCCGCCGTCGACGGTCTCGACGACGGCGGCTTCGGCGTCCCGCTCGCGCCGGGTGTTCCTGGACTTTGCCATGCCCGCATTTTCGCAGGCCCCGAGCGCTCCCCGCGCGCCCGGCCGGCTGCCTGCGCACTCGGTCGGCCGCCTGTGCGCTCGGGCCGGCTCCTCGCGCACCGAGCCGCCGCCCGCCCGCGGCCTCAGCGGCAGCTGTCCGCCGCCTCGATCAGGCGGGCCGCCTCGCCCAACGCCCGCCGCAGCACCGCCGGATCCGTCGCGAGGTCCGCCTCGCCGGGGGGCACCAGCCAGTCCGAGCCCTCGACCGGGGGCTCGGGGGCGAGTCTCAGTCCGCGGCTGTCGGTCTCCGTGCAGGTGCTGCCCGGTACGTTCCAGGCCGCCGCCGTCCCGGCCGGCACCACGAAGCCGAGTGTGCCGCAGTCGTCGTCGTGCAGGACGGGCCCCACTCCGTCCCGGGCCGGCCCCCGCCGCAGGATGTCCACCGCCTCCAGCCCCTGACGGGTGGGCACCGTCACTAGGTCGCACGCCGCCACCGACGGCATACAAAGATCGTTGCTCTGGCTGGTCTCCATCCCGGCCTCCACCGCGCAGCCCGCCTGTACTCCGCAAGGCTCAACGCGGCACGGCGTCAAGGGCTACGGCGGAAGTCCGCCGCAAAGGATGGCAGTTCATGGCAGATCGCGGATGAGATATCCGGTTTGTAGCCAAACACCGCGTGACGACCCGGCCACAGCAGGTACGTTCTTGCCCGCCGGGAACAAGGGTGCCACACGGACAACTCACCCCAAATCCGGCATGGTTCGACGGTTCGCACGAGAGGACCCGGCCATGGCGTCGTCAACAGTGCCCCCACTTCGGCCCGACCGGCCGGCCCGGCCTAACCTCGCCTTCCGGCAGGTGCGCGGACGGCGCTCGCCGGCCGAGTTCGCCGCGCTCGTACGGCGGGCCGCGCGCGAGATCGGCGAGCGGGTCAGCTGTGACGCGCGCTACATCGGGCGGGTCGAGGCGGGGGAGATCCGCTGCCCCAACTACGCGTACGAACGGGTGTTCCTGCACATGTTCCCCGGCCGCACGCTCACCGACCTGGGGTTCGCGCCCCGAGCGTCCGTTCGCGGACGGGGAGCGCGCACCGCCGAGGACGCGCCGTGCGCGCCCACCACGGAACCGGCACGCACCACAAGTGACGGCCGGGACCCGGGTGAGACGGGTGAGACAAGTGAGACGGGCGGAACGCACGAGCCGTATGACACGCAGGACCCGTACGACACGCACCACCACGACCACGAGGAGAGCGACGTGCTGCGTCGCGCATTCATGACCGGCGGAGGCGCCACGATGGCCGCCGCCACACTGGGCCCCTTCACACTCGCCCGAGAAACGTCGGCGGCGGCACAACCCGTGCGCCGCGCGGGGACGACCGAGGCGGGCGCCCTCGAAGAAGCGGTCCGCAGAATCCGGCTGCTGGACGACCGGCACGGGGCCGACGGCCTCTACCGGCGCGCGGCCGCTCCGCTGCGCGCCGCCTTTGCGCTGCTGGACGCCGGGACGACCCGCCAGACGACCGCCGACCGGCTGCACTCCGGCGCCGGGGAGCTCGCCATCTCGGTGGGCTGGCTGGCCCACGACTCGGGCCGGTTCGACGACGCTCGCTCACACTACGCGGAGGCCCTCGCGACCGCGCGGATGAACGGGGACGAGGCGCTGGAGGCGCACGCGTTCTGCAACACGGCGTTCCTCGCGCGGGACGCGGGCCGCCCCCGCGAGGCCGTCCGCGCCGCCCAGGCCGCCCAGCGCGTCGGCCGCCCGCTGGGCTCGCCCCGACTGATGTCGCTGCTCGCGCTGCGCGAGGCGGGCGGCTGGGCGGGGCTCGCCGACCGCACCGGCTGCGAGCAGGCCCTCGTCCGCGCGCAGGCCCTCTACGAGCGGGGGTCCTGCGACAACGACCCCGAGTGGATGAGCTTCTACGGCGCGGCCGAACTGGAGGGGCTCAAGGCGCAGTGCTGGTCGACGCTGGGCGACTGGCCGCGCGCGGCCCGGCACGCGGGGCGGGCGGCGGACCTCCAGGACCCGCACTTCACCCGGAACATCGCGCTGTACACGGCCCAACTGGCGGACGACCTCGCGCGCGGGGGCCGTCCCGACGAGGCGGCGGTGGCCGGGATGCGGGTCCTGGACCTGCTGGGCCAGGTCCAGTCGTCCCGGATCCAGACGATGCTGGCCGGCACGGCACGCGTCCTGCTGCCGCACCGGCGGGCGGGAGGAGTGTCGACGTTCCTGGAGCGGCACGCCTCCACACCGCGGACGGTGTGAGCCCACGGGTTCCTCGGACCGCACGGACACGCCCTGCGCGAGGTGCCCGTGCCTACGCGAGGTGCCCCAGGTCGTTCCAGCTCTCGATCGCCGGCTCGCCGTAGGCCCAGCCCAGGACCGACAGGGACGTCGGGTTCAGGCGGATGCGGGCCGCGAAGTCCAGCGGCAGGCCCAGCCAGCGGGCCCCTATGGAGCGAAGGATGTGCCCGTGGGCGAAGACCAGTACGTCCCGGTCTGCCGCGCGGGCCCAGGCGACGACCTCGTCCGCGCGGGCGGTCACCTCGGCGAGGGTCTCGCCCTCGGGGACGCCGTCGCGCCAGATGAGCCAGCCGGGCCGGACGGCCTGGATCTCGGCGGGGGTCAGGCCCTCGTAGGCGCCGTAGTGCCACTCCATGAGGGTGTCCCAGGGCGTGGCCCGGTCGCCGAAGCCGGCGAGTTCGCACGTCTCACGCGCGCGTGCCAGCGGGCTGGTGCGTATCTCGACGTCCGTCAGACCGTCGAACGGCGCCCGGCGCAGCCGCTCGCCGAGCAGCTCGGCGCCCCGGCGACCCTCCTCCAGGAGGGGCACATCGGTCCTGCCCGTGTGCTTGCCGGACAGCGACCACTGCGTCTGTCCGTGCCGGGCCAGCAGGATGCGCGGTGCCATGGGGGGCCTTTCCGGGGAAACCCTGGGAGCGATCAGGGGAAATTCGGGGGCGGATCCCCTCCATCATCGCTCACCCTTGAAAGGGGCAACCCGGGGGGCGATCCCTGCGTCTTTGAGATCCGGGGCGGCCATAAGAGGCGCGTACATACGCCGTAAAGTGGCACGTCCCGCGCCACCGGGCGCCGCAGCGACCAGACAGCGACGAGACAGCGACACGAAGGGGGAGGCGATCGGATGCCGCAGACCGAGACACCAGGCACCGAGGCGGTCCCGCGGACACGGCTGCGCTGGTGGACCGAGCTGCCCCTCATCCTGCTGGTGTACGCCTGCTACTCGGCGGGCCGGCTGCTCGCGCGGGGCGACGTCACGACCGCCGTCGACCACGGCCTGGCGATCCTGCGCATCGAGAAGTTCCTGCACATCAACGCCGAACACCCGCTGAACCGGCTGTTCCGGAGCCAGGCGTGGATCGGCGTGCCCGCCGACTTCTGGTACGCGTCGCTGCACTACCTGGTGACGCCCGCGATCCTGGTCTGGCTGTTCCGCTCCCGGACCCTGCACTACCGGGCGGCCCGCACCTGGCTGATGGCGTCCACCTTCATCGGCCTCATCGGCTTCACCCTGCTGCCCACCTGCCCGCCCCGGCTGCTGTCGGCGGGCCACGGCTTCGTGGACACGATGGCCCAGTACAGCTCGTACGGCTGGTGGGGCGGCGAGGCGAGCGCGCCGCGCGGCATGGGCGGCATGACCAACCAGTACGCGGCGATGCCGAGTCTGCACGTCGGCTGGGCCCTGTGGTGCGGCGTCATGCTGTGGCGGCACGGCGGCACACGCCTGGCGAAGACGGCGGCCGTCGTCTACCCGCTGGTGACGACGATCGTGGTGATGGGCACCGCCAACCACTACTTCCTCGACGCGGTCGCGGGCGCGGCCGTGATGGGCGTCGGGCTGCTGCTGGCCCCGTTGGTGATGCGCGGCGCGGACCGGGCGCGGGTGTGGTTCACGGCCCGTGTCCCGCTGCTCCCGGCGGACTCTCCCGGCGCATCGGACCCGATTGTCAGTGGCGGATGCCAGACTTCCCCGGGTGAGCGAATTCCACGGCAGCGCGAGTCACGGCTTCGGCCCGGAGCCGAGCCGGGTGCCTCTCCCTCGGACGCGGGGGACGGCGCTCCGGCAGCGGCTCGCTGACCTGCGCGGCCCAGACGTACCGGCCAAGGCGCTGGACGCCCGCGCCCTCGCGGCGCTTGCCGCGAACCCGGGCTGCAAGCGGCGCGCCATCCTCGACGGCGCCGGGGTCGACAAGGCGGCGCTGGCCGGTGCGCTGGGCTCGCCGTCGGCGTTCGGGCAGTCGCAGTTCGCCCTCACGCGCGGCAACGCGTTCGAGGCGAAGGTGAAGGCGGACGGCGGCGCGGAACTGCTCCGGCTGGTGCACGAGCGGCTGGACCCGGGCGCCGCAGCGCCCACCCGGGCGGCCGTGCCCGACCTGTCGGCGATCGGCCCCGAGGGCCGCACCGCGCGCACGGCGCTGGCGCTGCGCGAGGCAACCGCGGCGAGCGGCACGTGGACGCTCCTGGACCACCCGATGATCGCGCTCGACGTCGCGGGCTCCCCCGCCTTCCTGGAGCCGGACGCGGTGGTGGTGCACCCGGACGGCGGCTGGACGGTCGTGGAGATCAAGTCCTTCCCGATGCTGGACGGTTCGGCGGACCCGGCGAAGGTCGGCGCCGCCGCCCGCCAGGCCGCCGTCTACGTGCTGGCCCTCGAACAGGTCGCCGCCCGCCTCGACCCGGCCCCGCGCGTGCGCCACCGCGTGCTCCTGATCTGCCCCAAGGACTTCTCCAACCTGCCCACCGCCTCCGCCGTGGACGTACGCAAGCAGCGCGCCGTCACCAGCCGCCAACTGGCCCGCCTCACCCGCGTCCAGGACATCGCCGACGCCCTCCCCGAGGGCACCTGCTTCTCCCCCGAGCTGCCCGCCGAGCAGCTCACAGCCGCCGTCGAGGCCGTCCCGGCGATGTACGCGCCCGAATGCCTGGCCGCCTGCGAGCTGGCCTTCCACTGCCGCGAGCGCTCCCGCGCGGGCGGCGCGGTCACCTCGCTGGGCCGGTCCGTGCGCGCCGAACTGGGCGGGCTGACGACCGTGGAGGACGTCCTCGCGGCGGCGCACGGCGAGGCCGGGGACCCGGCGGATCCCGCGGTGGCGGCCCTGCGCAGGGCCGCGCTGCTGCGCGCCGAAGCCCTGGGGGCGATGTGTCACTGATCGCCACCCTCGCCCGTCTGGAGGCCGTCAGCACCGGCCACGCCCAGCCCACCGCCACCGTCCGCCACCGGCACCTCTCCGCACGGCCACTGGTCCTCGTGCCGCTGACCACCGCCGGTGAGGCCGGCGCCCCCCTGGGCGCGCTGGTCGGCACCGACCGGGACACGCCGCGCCTGCTCGTCGTGGCGCAGCCGCGCGACCGCGACCTCAGGTTCGCGTTCCTCGCCGAACTGGCCGACGTCGTCCTGCCCTACATCGACGGCTACGCCGACGCCGTGGAGGCCGCCGAGCGCAGCGAGACCGACCCGGAGACCGGCAAACGCGTCAAGGTCGAGGTCGAACTGTGCGCGGACGCACCCCAGTTGATCGTGCCGAGCCGCGCGGGCGTCGACTTCGTACGCCTCCTGGGCCGCTCCATGCGCTTCCGGCGTACGGCGGAGCAGGACCCGGAGACACCGCATCCCGCGCCCCCGCGCGTGCCGCTGCTCGGGCGATGGCTGACGCACTTCGGGGAGCGGTCCCGGGTGCCGGGCTCGTCGCTGCTGCTGGCCCTGACGGAGGTGCTGGGCCGGCACTGGGCGACCGGGCAGTCCAGCCTGGAGGACCAGCACCTGGGCGCGCTGCTCGCCTGGCTCGCCCCGCCGGCCGGCGAGGCGGGCGCGCAAGCGGCGCTGCGCGCGGAGCTGGCGCGGGACGCCGAGGGGCAGTTGCTGTGTCCGCCGGCCGGTCCGGCGACCGACCCGGCGTTCGACAACAAGCTGCTCGCCCCGGCCATCGAGCGCTACGACCGCGCGCGGACCGCCCTGGCCGCCGCCGAGGACGGCCTGCAGGCCGACGACCGGCTGGGCGCGCTCACCGCCGCCGAGCGGGAGATCCACGAACTGGTGCGCAGCCGCACTCTCCCCACCTGGCAGAAGGTGTGGGACGGCCTGGACCTGCTGCGGGCGCTGCCCGAGGGCGCGCACGTCGAGGAGCGGTGGACGCGCGACCGCTGGTCGTTCACCGGCCACCGCGACCGGGTCGTCGCCGGCGAGCCCCCGCAGCCGCGCCGGGACGACGCGGTCACCGCCGCCAGCAAGCTCGCCACGCGTGAGCGCGAACAGGCCCGACTGGAGGCCCAGGAGGCGCTGGACGATCCGCTGGTGATGGCGGGGCGGCGGCTGGCCGGGGAGGCGTTCGCGGGGGAGGTCGTCGACGTCGTCATGGCGTACAGCGAGGGCAAGCGGCCGAGCCCGCGCCCGCTGGTCACCGTGCGGACGGACGACCGGCCGCGGCTCGGGGAGCGGGCGAGGGTGTTCCGGTCGCTGGGCGGGAAGCCGCAGGCGGCGGAGTTCGTGCGGCGGGACGGCGAAGAGGGCGAGGAGGCTGCGGACGGCGAGCAGGGCGACGGGGGTGGGGGTGGAGGGCTGCTGGTGCTGCGGATCGTCGACAAGATGGGCCGCGGCAAGGAGCCCGAGGCGGGGTCCGTGCCCGAGAAGGGCGACCGGCTGTGCTTCACGCTCTTCGAACACGAACAGCGCGGCGGCGCGAAGCTGCCCGACCCGGAGGACACGCCGTGGACGCACGGCGGGCCGCCGGGTGAGGCGGCCGCCGTGCCAGAAGTCGCCGACCCAGTGACCCAGGAGGACGTCCTTTGAACCCTCCCCCTCGCGAACGAGGAGGATTCCTGGCTCACGCCGCTCGGTCGCTCCGCGAGCGCCCCAGTCTTACGCGATCAGCACCAGCCGGGTTGGAACCAGCCCGGTTTCCCCAGAGGTTGGAGTTGTTGTACCGGCTTGGTTCTCGCTCAGCACGCCACCGACACCACCATCTGCTACGAGGATGACACTACCGGTGACCAATCATGCCGCCTTCGACCCCGGCGCCGCCGCCGGCCGGGCCACCGACGCGATCCTGCGCGACACCCTGCACGGCACCGCGCGCGGGGTGGTCGTCGACTCCCCGCCCGGCGCCGGGAAGTCCACGCTCGTCGTCCGCGCGGCGCTCGAACTCGCCGACGCGGGGCGCTCGTTGATGGTGGTAGCGCAGACCAACGCGCAGGTCGACGATCTGGTCGTACGGCTCGCCGAGAAGAACCCCGAGCTGCCGGTGGGCCGGCTGCACAGCAGCGACGCCGACCCGTACGACAAGGCGCTGGACGAGCTGCCGAACGTCAGGAAGTCGGCGAAGACGGCGGAGCTGGCCGGACTGCCGGTGGTGATCTCCACCGCCGCCAAGTGGGCGCATGTGAAGGTCGACGAGCCGTGGCGGCACGCGATCGTGGACGAGGCGTACCAGATGCGGTCGGACGGGCTGCTGGCCGTGGCCGGACTGTTCGAGCGGGCGCTGTTCGTGGGCGACCCGGGGCAGCTCGACCCGTTCTCGATCGTGGGCGGCGAGCAGTGGGCGGGCCTGTCGTACGACCCGTCGGCCTCGGCGGTGAGCACGCTGCTCGCGCACAACCCCGAGCTGCCGCAGCACCGCCTGCCGGTGTCCTGGCGGCTCCCGGCGTCGGCGGCGCCCCTGGTGTCGGACGCCTTCTACCCGTTCACGCCGTTCCGCAGCGGCAC
The Streptomyces sp. NBC_01485 genome window above contains:
- a CDS encoding spermidine synthase, with protein sequence MAKSRNTRRERDAEAAVVETVDGGLARLVPDRDRARAWTLLIDEAPQSHVDLDDPAYLSFEYQRRLGHVIDLTAPPGRPLHAVHLGGGAFTLARYVAATRPRSTQQVVERDAALVQLVRRELPLDPGARIRVRSLDAREGLAKVPDGWADLVIADVFSGARTPAHLTSTEFLDEVRRALKPGGRYAANLADGPPLAHLRGQIATAAARFPELALVADPTVLRGRRFGNAVLVASDLPLPIAELTRRAASDPHPGRVEHGRALTDSTGGATPVTDASAVASPAPPPSVFR
- a CDS encoding carbohydrate ABC transporter permease → MATRHDTAAPPAKEGGAAPGRPPAAAADAEQLRRARLSRRWQRDKRWSPYAFVSPFFLLFVAFGLFPLLYTGWASLHQVELTSPTDMTWVGMRNYTRIFGDDFFWNAAKNTLTIGIISTVPQLMMAMGLAHILNYKLRASTFYRVAMLAPYATSIAAASLVFVLLFGRDYGMINWALHFGGIDAVDWQNDKWPSQIAVSTIVIWRWTGYNALIYLAAMQAIPQDLYESAALDGASRWKQFLHVTLPSLRPTILFTVVVSTIGASQVFGEPLLFDANKGASGGAEHQFQTLGLYLYEQGWVNQHLGRASAIAWTMFLILIVVGIVNYVISRRLRASS
- a CDS encoding GH1 family beta-glucosidase produces the protein MPESVTPVTFPPAFLWGAATSAYQIEGAVREDGRTPSIWDTFSHTPGKTAGGETGDIAVEHYHRYRDDVALMADLGLSAYRFSISWSRVQPTGRGPAVQVGLDFYRRLVDELLAKGIKPAVTLYHWDLPQELEDAGGWPERDTAFRFAEYAQIVGEALGDRVENWITLNEPWCSAFLGYASGVHAPGRTDPAASLKAAHHLNLAHGLGTSALRAAMPARNSVAISLNSSVVRPLSPGDPADLAAVRKIDDLANGVFHDPILRGAYPETLLAATSSLTDWSYVLDGDLRAVNQPLDALGLNYYTPTLVSAADTTAKGPRSDGHGASAHSPWPAADDVAFHQTPGERTEMGWTIDPTGLHDLIMRYTREAPGLPLYITENGAAYDDKPDPDGRVHDPERVSYLHGHLSAVRRAITDGADVRGYYLWSLLDNFEWAYGYEKRFGAVYVDYATQTRTPKSSALWYGEAARTGTLPETGIDPA
- a CDS encoding carbohydrate ABC transporter permease, which gives rise to MQPEDTVPTARRVRRPKSARAGGQMHGGPIAYIILAVFTIVSLFPLVWTAIAASRDNNRLAENPPPFVFGSNLFHNLDVAWNDANLGKAFVNTTIVAGTSAATIVFLSTIAGFAFAKLRFRGRGALMLIVIGTMMVPPQLSIIPLYMMVAKLEWTDQLQSVILPSLVSAFGVFFMRQYLTQALPDEIIEAARMDGASSWRVVWHVVFPAARPAMAVLGMLTFVQTWNDFLWPFLVLSQTGNPTVQVALAGLGRGYTPDQSLIMAGALLGTLPLLLVFAVFGKQIVGGIMQGAVKG
- a CDS encoding ABC transporter substrate-binding protein; its protein translation is MRARTRTTRRVVVLAAVASLGAGLLAGCADDGKSSASDDSSSGSGKGQTTITLGLFGTFGFKEAGLYTEYEKLHPNIKISENVTEKNENYYPALVNHLTTNSGLMDVQAIEVGNIAEVVATLANKFEDVSKISGVDKSNWLDWKWSQATTKDGATIGLGTDVGPMALCYRKDLFQAAGLPTDREKVGALWAGDWNKFITAGEQYKKKAKAGTFFMDSPGGLLNAILSSEKEKFYDSSGKIIYKTNPAVKDAFNLTAKAAEEGLVQAQPQFAPSWNTTIAQSKFATIACPPWMLGTIKGNAKAEDAGKWDVAVAPKSGNWGGSFLGVPKSGKHVKEAEELVKWLTAPEQQAKLFKVQGNFPSAPSTYTLPEVTGAKNEMTGDSPIGTVFSEAAKSAPVQVIGPKDQIIQQGLNDNGVILVTKGKSAAEAWDTATKTIDNNLDK